The following are from one region of the Deinococcus aestuarii genome:
- a CDS encoding penicillin-binding protein 2 — MTHPLFRASDFHLRRRTASLAFAALLAFALLAVALAGVIMPARPTPAPVALPPRGDLRSADGRVLAGGDLPRRVYPLGQVAAPVIGFVGASGGLEGLERVQDDRLRRGEDLTLTLDTRVQAAVEGALTDALKRTEAEYASAIVMDTRSGNLRAVASVPGFDANDWRAVPAGRWRNRAALDEYEPGSVVKALTVAALLNEGRTTPDTTYDTPMWRRVAGATINDLVPHPAALRTREILRYSSNVGMTRLVEGVPPELLHRYFSAYGFGQPVPLGLPAGDGLLRDPADWSPLGQATMSFGQGLTVTTLQLAAAFNVLANDGRYVTPRLLLDAPITSRPVLTPQTAARMREMLHRVIDDGIRTKAELPGYHVGGKTGTAQVVVDGRYSASVFSSTFAGFLPAARPRFTVAVMVRGAKREYQGSQLAAPIFREISSALLSLYAVRPGAK; from the coding sequence GTGACCCACCCCTTGTTTCGCGCAAGTGATTTCCACCTGAGGCGCCGCACGGCCAGCCTCGCCTTCGCCGCCCTGCTGGCCTTCGCCTTGCTCGCGGTGGCCCTGGCCGGGGTCATCATGCCCGCCCGTCCCACGCCTGCCCCAGTGGCGCTGCCCCCCCGGGGGGACCTGCGCAGCGCCGACGGCCGGGTGCTGGCCGGAGGTGACCTGCCCCGGCGCGTCTACCCGCTGGGGCAGGTCGCCGCGCCGGTGATCGGCTTCGTCGGCGCCTCGGGCGGCCTCGAGGGGCTCGAGCGGGTGCAGGACGACCGCCTGCGGCGCGGCGAGGACCTGACCCTCACCCTGGACACCCGCGTGCAGGCGGCGGTCGAGGGCGCCCTCACCGACGCGCTGAAGCGCACCGAGGCCGAATACGCCTCCGCCATCGTCATGGACACCCGCTCGGGCAACCTGCGTGCCGTGGCGTCGGTGCCCGGCTTCGACGCGAACGACTGGCGCGCGGTGCCGGCGGGACGCTGGCGCAACCGCGCCGCCCTCGACGAGTACGAGCCGGGCAGCGTCGTCAAGGCCCTCACCGTCGCCGCGCTCCTGAACGAGGGCCGCACCACGCCGGACACGACCTACGACACCCCGATGTGGCGCCGCGTCGCCGGGGCGACGATCAACGACCTCGTGCCGCACCCCGCCGCCCTCAGGACCCGCGAGATTCTGCGCTACTCCAGCAACGTCGGCATGACCCGGCTGGTCGAGGGGGTGCCGCCCGAGCTGCTGCACCGTTACTTCAGCGCGTACGGCTTCGGCCAGCCGGTGCCCCTGGGGCTGCCCGCCGGGGACGGCCTGTTGCGGGACCCGGCCGACTGGAGCCCGCTGGGCCAGGCCACCATGTCCTTCGGCCAGGGCCTGACCGTCACCACCCTGCAACTCGCTGCGGCCTTCAACGTGCTCGCGAACGACGGGCGGTACGTCACGCCGCGACTCCTGCTGGACGCCCCGATCACCTCCCGGCCGGTGCTGACCCCGCAGACGGCCGCCCGCATGCGCGAGATGCTCCACCGGGTGATCGACGACGGCATCCGGACGAAGGCGGAGTTGCCCGGCTACCACGTGGGCGGCAAGACCGGCACGGCCCAGGTCGTGGTGGACGGCCGCTACAGCGCGTCCGTATTCTCCTCCACCTTCGCGGGCTTCCTCCCGGCGGCGAGGCCGCGCTTCACGGTCGCGGTGATGGTGCGCGGCGCGAAGCGGGAGTACCAGGGGTCCCAGCTCGCCGCCCCCATCTTCCGTGAGATCAGCTCCGCCCTGCTGTCCCTGTACGCGGTCCGGCCGGGAGCGAAGTGA